CATTTATCCTTTGATGCCGATTACAGCAGGCTTCATTGCCGGGGTCAATACTAGCGGTACAAAATTAAGAGGATTTGTTGCTTCTCTTATTTATGTGCTAGGCCTTGCAATTACTTATTCTGGCTTTGGCATGTTGGCAGTTTTGACGGGTCGTCTTTTTGGAAGTTTTCAAACAAGCCCTTTTGTGCCTCTTTTTGTTTCTTTTGCTTTATTGTTTTTTGGACTTGTGATGTTAGATGTTGTTTCGATCCCGGTATTTGGAAAGAATTTTAAACGAAAATTAAAGCCCAGGAATTTGTGGGCTGTGTTTTTATTCGGCATGGTTTCTGGGCTCGTTGTCAGCCCGTGCACAGCGCCAATTTTAGGAACAATCTTGTTATATGTTTCGTCAAAACAAAATTGGATTCATTCTTTTAGTCTTTTGTTTGTTTTTTCTTATGGGGTGGGATTTTCTTTGATTCTTGTCGGGACGTTTACCGGTCTTTTGGCAAAATTGCCAAAGTCAGGAAAATGGCTCTTTCGAATTAAGCAAATATCTGCCCTGATATTGTTTTTAGCTGCTATTTATTTTTTTGTTAAGGCGATTGTTTTGTTTGGATTCTTTTCAGCAGGTACACCGCCTTGCTGTATTTCTTCCTAAAATCATGAATATTATTTTTTTAACTTTTAATTAAAATAACAATATACAATATACAAATGACAAATAAATTCCAATATACAATGTACAAATTTTAAATTGTTGGATTTTGACTTGCTTTTTTAAAATTTTAATTCAATTTTGTTTTTTGTAATTTTTTTATTGTTTGTAATTTGTTTATTATTATTTGTTAATTTCTATTTGGAGGTGTTTATGAAAAGAATCAGTTTATTTTTAGCTGTTTGTATCTTTGTTACAATTCTTGTTGGGTGTGAATCTGTGGGTGAGAATACTAAAAAAGGAGCTGGCATGGGCGGGCTCTTAGGAGCTGTTGCCGGAGGCGTGATTGGTCATCAATCAGGCCATGGCGTTGAAGGAGCCTTGATTGGCGGTGCGGTTGGCGCTATCGGTGGAGGTACCGTTGGAAGCGGTATCGATAGCAAGCAATCAGCGCAACAGCCCACAGAAAAGACAGAATCAGGCCGTATTCCAATTATGAAAATTGTTGATTTGACAGAGCAAGGTGTTCCGGCAGAGGTTATTGTTGATGAGCTTAAATCATCAGGATCTTCATATAAAATAGATGCTGAGACTATCAAATATCTTGAAGATAAGGGAGTTGACCAAAGAGTTATTACTTATATGGTTTCTGGTAGCTAGAATTTATACATAGAAAAATGTTTTAAAATGCCCTTTTTATCAAAAAAGGGCATTTTTTATGGTTTTCACACTATTTATTTTTGTAAAGGCATAAGACCTTCCTGTGTATGTGTTTATGATGCCATAAAATCACTATCATCCCTTGTTTTTTCCTAGAAATATGCTATCTTTTATAAAAGCGTTTTCACAAAAACGTTTGTTTATACAGAATATCAAAAAATCATATCAAATATTTGTTTAATTGCCACGGACAATAGAGGAGTAAGTGCATGCTGACTTTCAAAAGAGAAAGGCAAGGCTGTTTTTGTAAGGTCGTGTCTCTATTAGTTGTCGCAACTTTTTTTACAAACTTTATTATTCCAGTTCCGGGTTTTGCACAAACGTTAAATATTTTGCCTTCTCCAGGATCTTTAGTTCATTTAGGTCCTGTTTATAATCCTGCGCTTTTGACAGGGATCCAAATTTATCCTGAAAATCCATTGCAGATTGATTTTATTGTTAATGATGGTGACGATAATCTAAAAGGTGAAGAGCTTAAAATCCAAGCGGAAAAAATGATCAAATATTTTCTCGCGTCTCTAACCACACCAGAAGAAGATCTTTGGGTCAATCTTTCTCCATACGAAGAAAACCGCATCATCTCTGACACTTTAGCTCAAACAGACATCGGCCGAGATTTATT
The DNA window shown above is from Candidatus Omnitrophota bacterium and carries:
- a CDS encoding cytochrome c biogenesis protein CcdA: MELSGNLFDYFIVFGAGVVASFSPCIYPLMPITAGFIAGVNTSGTKLRGFVASLIYVLGLAITYSGFGMLAVLTGRLFGSFQTSPFVPLFVSFALLFFGLVMLDVVSIPVFGKNFKRKLKPRNLWAVFLFGMVSGLVVSPCTAPILGTILLYVSSKQNWIHSFSLLFVFSYGVGFSLILVGTFTGLLAKLPKSGKWLFRIKQISALILFLAAIYFFVKAIVLFGFFSAGTPPCCISS
- a CDS encoding glycine zipper domain-containing protein, coding for MKRISLFLAVCIFVTILVGCESVGENTKKGAGMGGLLGAVAGGVIGHQSGHGVEGALIGGAVGAIGGGTVGSGIDSKQSAQQPTEKTESGRIPIMKIVDLTEQGVPAEVIVDELKSSGSSYKIDAETIKYLEDKGVDQRVITYMVSGS